Proteins from one Hoplias malabaricus isolate fHopMal1 chromosome 2, fHopMal1.hap1, whole genome shotgun sequence genomic window:
- the LOC136687402 gene encoding zinc finger protein 773-like — MLKSVEIKCEDSISDSSSSQETSSVTSPVNTSGDQTQKCTDTGKTHHCTDCGKSFKRQFSLKEHQRSHTGEKPYSCSECGKSFALLGNFYKHQRLHTGEKQYSCPECGRCFIHLSSFNYHQRIHTGEKPYSCSECGKSYTHQSCFKEHQRIHTGEKPYSCSECGKSFRRLSYLKGHMTVHTGERPYACSQCGKSYTQQIALKNHRLVHTGERPYSCTECGKSFRRLRSLKDHHSVHTGEKPYQCSV, encoded by the coding sequence ATGTTGAAATCAGTTGAGATTAAATGTGAGGATTCAATCAGCGACAGCTCCAGTTCTCAGGAAACATCCTCGGTCACGTCCCCTGTGAATACGTCTGGGGATCAAACACAGAAAtgtacagacacagggaaaacacatcacTGCACAGactgtggaaagagttttaaaAGACAGTTTTCCCTCAAAGAACACCagcgcagtcacacaggagagaaaccatattcctgttcagagtgtgggaagagttttgcTTTGTTAGGTAACTTTTACAAACACCAGCGCCTTCACACGGGAGAGAAACAGTAttcctgtccagagtgtgggaGGTGTTTTATTCACCTGAGCTCTTTTAATtatcaccagcgcattcacactggagagaaaccatattcctgttccgagtgtgggaagagttatACGCACCAGAGCTGTTTTAaagaacaccagcgcattcacacaggagagaaaccatattcctgttcagagtgcgGGAAGAGTTTTAGGAGACTGAGCTATCTCAAGGGACACATGAccgttcacacaggagagagaccgTATGCCTGTTCACAGTGTGGGAAAAGTTATACTCAGCAGATTGCTCTCAAAAACCACCGACTAGTTCACACCGGAGAGAGACCGTATTCGTGtacagagtgtgggaagagtttcagGAGACTGCGTTCTCT